ACTCTTGGCTGCACAGTGAGTTTCAGACCGAGGAGGCCCTCCCAGGAGGAGGACTGGGTTCCATATTGAGTAGGAAGCCACGGACGCAAATGCCAGGGCCACCTTAGCAAAAGAACACGAAAGTGTCAACAACTGTTGCCAGTTATGCCAGAGCTGCCCAGGGCTCTGTCCCCAcactggtggggtggggtagacACCAGGGTGGGCCCTGGTACTGCTAACCCAGGTCCCTCTTCCCCCAGGCCTATGAGAAGCAGCGAGGAGCGAGGAGAGAAGAGCAGAAAGAGCTGCAGCGAGCTGCAGCCCAGGACCAAGTTAGAGGCTTCCTAGAGAAGGAGGCGGCCATCGTGAGCCGGCCCCTCAACCCCTTCATGCCCAAGGCTGCCACCTTGCCCAACACAGGTGACAAGAAATACCTGCCCTTGGTCGGGTCTTTAGGGGGTGGCTTCCTGAAGTGTGTACCCCAGCTTCTCCCTTCCACAGAGGGTGAACAGCCAGGGCCCAGTGTGGGTCCCGTAGGCAAGGACAAGGACAAAGCACTGCCCAGCTTCTGGATTCCCTCACTAACGCCCGAGGCAAAGGCCACCAAGCTGGAAAAGCCGGTGAGGGCCCAATGTCCAGGATTCCTGCTGCTGCAGTCCGTTCTCCCCGCCCCTCATGCCCCTTCCACCGCCCACATGGCggaccctctccctctcccctattGACCCTGCCTCTACCTGTAGTCCCGCACGGTGACCTGCCCGATGTCCGGGAAGCCACTGCGCATGTCGGACCTGACGTCAGTGCGCTTCACGCAGCTGGACGACTCTGTGGACCGCGTGGGACTCATCACACGCAGTGAGCGCTACGTTTGCGCAGTGACCCGAGACAGTCTGAGCAATGCCACGCCGTGCGCAGTGCTGCGTCCCTCGTGAGTGCGGGGTGTGGGGAGAAGAGGCTCGAGGGTCCGAGATTCCACGGGGCTGACTTTTGGCACTGTCTTCCACTGTAGTGGGGCTGTGGTCACCCTGGAGTGTGTTGAGAAACTGATCCGGAAGGACATGGTGGACCCCGTGAATGGGGACACGCTGACAGAGCGCGACATCATCGTGCTGCAGCGGGTGAGTTGCCATTCGCTCACCGCAGCCCTCACCGCAGCCCGCACCCCATCCTAGCCTGCACTGCAAACTGTCCCCTGGTGTCATACCCACCTGTCTTCCACCCGGCCCCCTTTTGCCCACCCCTCACGTTTTTCCTCCCTATACACTGTTGGCTCTTCTATGGCACTGTTTTCTTTCTAATGCCCCATCCTCCTCCGCCCTTGGGCTCCTCCCCTTTGTCAAAGACACTCCCACTGTCCAGACTCTTCGATGTTCTGAATGCCCTCCATTTCCTGCCCTGGGACTTatttctctgccccccccccccccaacagaacCCCCACTGCTGCTGGGAGCCCAGCCTGTGAGGCACCTCCAGCttgttcttttctctcctctctaggGCGGCACCGGCTTTGCGGGCTCCGGAGTGAAGCTACAGGCAGAAATGTCTCGGCCAGTGATGCAGGCCTGAGCCGTGGCCTAATAAACGTGGATGTGAACATCTGGATGCCTGGCGCCTCATTGTAGGCCCGGCGACAGAAGGAGTGGGCCTGCGGTGTGGGCCTGGGCTCCTGGGATTTACTCAGTCACTTAGGACCAGGCAGAAACCCCGGCGTGAACCTGTGGGTCTCCTCCAGCCTCAGGCAGGACTTGGAAGAGGGTGCCCTGAACAAGAAGTGCAAGTCTCGTGATAGCACTCCCAGGCCAGCTACCTCCCGAGACCCCTAGACATGGACCTGCCCCCACCAAGTGCCCCTCCCCCAGCGATCCCTACAGACCCATTACACACTGCACACTGCTTCACATGCACgtaccctcctcctcttctttccctgaACACCTGAGAATATCTCTCAAGAGCCAACTTCCCTTCCCCAGCCCCCTTAAACTTGCTCAAAGAGACGCAGACCACCCTCATCCCTGCCTCCAAGTAAAAatagctttcttttctctttgtactGGCAAATGCACACACTAAGCAAGTGTTGAGTTCCTTAATGTATATCTAAGGGAggggtttgtgcacatgagtcCAATGCCTGCATAGGCCGTACTAACCTGTCAGACCCCTGGCTCTGGGGTCAGGCAGCCTTGAGTAGCCTAGTCTAGATGCTGGGGGCCAGGCTTGGGTCCTCtgccaagagcagcaagcactctaaaccactgagccatcttcaccCCGTGTTTCCATCCCATCACAGAAGAGAACTGCTGCAAAATTGAGGCTACTTTGTGCTGTATAAGACTGCCTCAGAATAAGAGAAACAATTATATACATTTGAGTCCTTAAATCTGGCCAaattctttgttgttttatttttcgagacagggtttctctgtgtagccctggctgtcctggaactcactttgtagaccaggctggcctcgaactcagaaatccacctgactctgctgggattaaaggcgtgcgctaccacgcccggctgttggGCAAATTCTTGatggaaaaaaccaaaacactggCCATGCAGTGATGAGAAGATGTGTTCAATGTGTGGCAACTTGTGTATTTATAATTTTACATCCTGTAAGTCTGTTGCTAATATTTAAACAAAACGTATATTCCAGGCATAGTGGTGTGCGCCTGTAACACTGACCCCCTGCTTTCACTGCCCTTGTCGCACATTACCGGAGTGTGTGGGGGCACCTGGGTCTTTCCTGTGTGCGTAGTTTGCTGCTTTGTGTATAATTTTGATAAGATACTGTCAAGGACACAACCTTTCAAAGATTTGGAAGGGCCTCTTGGCCAGTAAATCAGATGTCCACCTGCGGCCACTAGAGGGCAGAACGTCACTGCCGATGAGAGGCTTAGAATTTAAACAGGCTGGGGCTGAGAGTCCACAGACTGGAAGGtgtgagttcagatccctgtAATGCTAGCATCAGAGACGAGGGTCCCTGGGGTTTGCTGATGATCCACACCATCccattccaggttcagtgagagacctcctCTCCCTACGTAATGTAAGCAGTGGGTGAAGACACCCAGCTCTGGCCTGTGGGtgtcacacacagggacacaccaaATACAGATGTTACCCAAGTACGTAAAGTaaccagaaagaagaaaacatcagaAAATTTGGAGACCCAACATTTAGAAAATGCCAAGTTGCTTTTAAATGGTGTGTGCTTTTAGCCCAGGACAGGGTCAAGCCATGACTACCAAATGCCAGTGCAGAGCCCAGCCAGGGCTGGCGGTACACACCTGCCATCCACCAGCAgatgaggaagggagagggatgaCAGGAGTTCCGAGAAGAAAGCTAGGGAGGTACCCCAACTATATTGATTAAAGTCCAGCTGAACCCAGTTGAATTATATTTGCTGTTTAGGGGTTCAATCCAAGGAACTCAGCAAGGAgtggggtgtggtggcgcacgcctttaatcccagcactcaggaggcagaggcaggcaggtttctaagttcgaggccatcctggtctatagagtgagttcagggcagccagggctacatagagaaaccctgtctcaaaacaaaacaaaacaaaacaaaacaaaacaaaaaaacaattttctCCTGAAGAATAAAACAGACTCAGGTTCGACTACTGTCAGCCTGAgagggagtgtggctcagtgggacATGCCTGGGATGCCACAGTAAGAAACTGGAGTGTTGTTAGAGGGTAGAGCTCAGAGCCTGGGTCCTAACTCTGGTAACCCTGACCCAATGCTTTAAGACCCATTACTTGGTTTGCTAACTTTTAAAGTTGACAAGAATAAAACTCCTAAATCCTTAAAATCCACATGGTGGGAAGAAAACACCATCACAACACATCGTCTGacccgcacacacacaaaaaaaattcaataaaaataaacaagatgcggggtgtggtggtgcacgcctttaatcccagcactcacgaggcagaggcagatggatttctgagttcgaggccagcctggtctacaggaatatacagagaaaccctgtctcaaaaaaaaccccaaacaaacaaacaagataaacTGCCTTGAGATACTGAACCCCCCAGGGAAGCATCACGCAAGCCCCTGTAAGAGCCAGTGATTTCCCAGCCGGTAGTCCCAGAACTCGCCAGCAGAGGGCACGCGCGCCATTCCATGCCTTGGTAAGTAATTGTGTCTGCTCCGGAATACACAGACTGGGCTAAATTGGATGACATTTCCA
This Mus musculus strain C57BL/6J chromosome 7, GRCm38.p6 C57BL/6J DNA region includes the following protein-coding sequences:
- the Nosip gene encoding nitric oxide synthase-interacting protein isoform X2; this translates as MTRHGKNCTAGAVYTYHEKKKDTAASGYGTQNIRLSRDAVKDFDCCCLSLQPCHDPVVTPDGYLYEREAILEYILHQKREIARQVKAYEKQRGARREEQKELQRAAAQDQVRGFLEKEAAIVSRPLNPFMPKAATLPNTEGEQPGPSVGPVGKDKDKALPSFWIPSLTPEAKATKLEKPLDDSVDRVGLITRSERYVCAVTRDSLSNATPCAVLRPSGAVVTLECVEKLIRKDMVDPVNGDTLTERDIIVLQRGGTGFAGSGVKLQAEMSRPVMQA
- the Nosip gene encoding nitric oxide synthase-interacting protein isoform X1, with product MTRHGKNCTAGAVYTYHEKKKDTAASGYGTQNIRLSRDAVKDFDCCCLSLQPCHDPVVTPDGYLYEREAILEYILHQKREIARQVKAYEKQRGARREEQKELQRAAAQDQVRGFLEKEAAIVSRPLNPFMPKAATLPNTEGEQPGPSVGPVGKDKDKALPSFWIPSLTPEAKATKLEKPSRTVTCPMSGKPLRMSDLTSVRFTQLDDSVDRVGLITRSERYVCAVTRDSLSNATPCAVLRPSGAVVTLECVEKLIRKDMVDPVNGDTLTERDIIVLQRGGTGFAGSGVKLQAEMSRPVMQA